A DNA window from Bacillota bacterium contains the following coding sequences:
- a CDS encoding alpha/beta hydrolase family protein translates to MTKLLYLTLLLGCVVWSSAQPASDEWFRYPPQPVEAQVQLLRTTQENTHLLVRFPSLLVTPDYPQNSTVYAEVFIPHQSERMPAVVILHSWGVQKPDIELSLARFLAKRGFVTAVMTLPYHIQRTPSGYLSGELMIVSDAEHMRRTMRQAALDVRRLIDWLQSQAQIDAEKIGIVGISLGAIVGALTLGVEPRLQAGVLVLGGANLAHVLWRSPLTMNIRAELRGKGIGYEKLREEMLPVEPRTFLNGQYGHRVLMVNGRYDLVIPREDALALRRALGDGPLLWLNTGHYGPALVQSALFDVVGRFLSANLQNGSEPFSLPTTLHEPTIRVGLLYSGVWGARVSTAIDIWRWEREGRAGVALQASPRNISLLVGFRPLSPLHVGIELSSRAPAGYILFHFVL, encoded by the coding sequence ATGACGAAATTGCTGTACTTGACGCTTCTTTTGGGGTGTGTGGTCTGGAGCAGCGCGCAACCTGCATCCGATGAGTGGTTCCGCTATCCGCCTCAACCGGTAGAGGCACAGGTGCAGCTTCTCCGCACAACACAGGAGAATACTCATCTGCTCGTCAGGTTCCCCAGTCTGCTGGTGACTCCGGATTATCCCCAGAACAGCACGGTATACGCGGAGGTGTTTATCCCTCACCAGAGTGAGAGAATGCCCGCGGTCGTTATCCTGCATTCATGGGGAGTGCAGAAGCCGGACATTGAGCTTTCGCTGGCTCGCTTTCTGGCAAAGCGTGGTTTTGTGACGGCGGTCATGACTTTACCGTACCACATCCAGCGCACGCCCAGCGGCTACTTGAGCGGAGAACTGATGATTGTATCCGATGCGGAACACATGCGCCGCACCATGCGCCAGGCGGCGCTCGACGTGCGGCGGTTGATCGACTGGCTGCAGTCTCAGGCTCAAATAGATGCCGAGAAGATAGGCATCGTTGGTATCAGTCTGGGGGCTATCGTGGGCGCTCTGACGCTGGGGGTGGAACCACGACTGCAGGCAGGAGTGCTGGTGCTGGGTGGGGCAAATCTGGCCCATGTGCTGTGGCGCAGCCCGTTGACGATGAACATCCGTGCCGAACTACGGGGTAAAGGGATTGGCTATGAGAAGCTGCGTGAGGAGATGCTGCCGGTAGAACCGCGGACTTTCCTGAATGGGCAGTACGGTCACCGAGTGTTGATGGTCAACGGCAGGTACGACCTGGTGATACCTCGGGAAGATGCGCTGGCATTGCGGCGTGCCCTCGGGGATGGTCCCCTATTGTGGCTGAACACCGGGCATTATGGACCCGCGCTGGTGCAATCGGCGTTATTCGATGTGGTTGGGCGTTTCCTGAGCGCGAATCTGCAGAATGGCTCCGAGCCGTTTTCTCTGCCGACCACCCTGCACGAACCGACCATCCGGGTCGGTTTGCTTTACAGCGGGGTATGGGGCGCACGTGTGAGCACGGCGATAGATATCTGGCGCTGGGAACGTGAAGGCAGGGCGGGGGTTGCCTTACAGGCTTCGCCACGCAATATCTCTCTGCTGGTGGGGTTTCGCCCGCTTTCACCCCTGCACGTGGGCATCGAGCTGTCCTCGCGTGCACCGGCGGGGTATATATTGTTCCACTTCGTTCTGTAG